In Pseudoduganella albidiflava, a single window of DNA contains:
- the cmk gene encoding (d)CMP kinase: MPTSHIPVITIDGPTASGKGTVAHKVADKLGFHLLDSGALYRLTALQALRRGTPLTDEHALAKLAEHLHIHFSGDAIFLSNENVSDAIRAEEVGNTASKIAALPPVRQALYGLQLSFRKAPGLVADGRDMGTVIFPHAQLKVFLTASVEARADRRYKQLIGKGISANMDDLLMDLRARDDRDTHRAIAPLVPAEGAHVLDTSNMTVETAVEQVLGWYAAAGR, translated from the coding sequence ATGCCTACCTCCCACATCCCCGTCATCACGATCGACGGCCCCACCGCATCCGGCAAGGGGACCGTTGCCCACAAGGTCGCCGACAAACTCGGCTTCCACCTGCTCGATTCCGGTGCGCTGTACCGCCTGACGGCGCTGCAGGCGCTGCGCCGCGGCACGCCGCTGACCGATGAACATGCTCTTGCGAAACTTGCCGAGCACCTCCATATCCACTTTTCGGGCGACGCGATCTTCCTGTCGAACGAAAACGTGAGCGACGCCATCCGAGCGGAAGAAGTCGGCAATACGGCATCGAAGATCGCCGCATTGCCCCCCGTGCGCCAGGCGCTGTACGGCTTGCAGCTGAGCTTTCGCAAGGCGCCCGGCCTGGTGGCTGATGGCCGCGACATGGGCACGGTAATCTTTCCACATGCGCAATTAAAAGTGTTCCTGACCGCAAGTGTGGAAGCGCGCGCGGATCGCCGCTATAAGCAATTGATCGGCAAAGGAATTTCTGCTAATATGGACGACCTCCTGATGGATTTGCGAGCGCGCGACGACCGGGATACGCACCGGGCCATCGCACCTCTCGTCCCCGCAGAGGGGGCGCATGTACTCGATACCTCGAACATGACGGTGGAAACCGCCGTAGAACAGGTGCTGGGATGGTATGCGGCCGCCGGGAGGTAG
- a CDS encoding integration host factor subunit beta, which translates to MTKSELINRLAERYSQLVAKDAEYAVKTILDAMTGALSAGQRIEIRGFGSFALNSRPPRIGRNPKSGDKVMVPEKRVPHFKPGKQLRERVDAMVGQPIIED; encoded by the coding sequence ATGACCAAGTCCGAACTGATCAACCGCCTGGCTGAGCGTTATTCGCAGCTGGTGGCCAAGGATGCGGAGTATGCCGTGAAGACCATTCTCGACGCGATGACCGGTGCCTTGTCGGCCGGCCAGCGCATCGAGATCCGGGGCTTCGGCAGCTTTGCCCTGAACAGCCGGCCACCGCGCATCGGCCGCAATCCGAAGTCCGGCGACAAGGTGATGGTGCCCGAAAAACGGGTACCGCACTTCAAGCCGGGCAAGCAGTTGCGCGAGCGCGTGGACGCGATGGTCGGGCAACCGATCATCGAGGATTGA
- a CDS encoding lipopolysaccharide assembly protein LapA domain-containing protein, with the protein MKIISTVVGIVLFILFFGFALKNTHEVDLHLFLNYELRGPLVLVLLAFFAAGAALGVLALTPSIVRQRREATRQKTMILTLQSAALQVNRAPDNVNAQQ; encoded by the coding sequence ATGAAAATCATTTCCACGGTCGTTGGCATAGTGCTGTTTATCCTGTTCTTCGGCTTTGCCTTGAAAAACACCCACGAAGTCGACCTGCACCTGTTCCTCAACTACGAATTGCGCGGCCCCCTGGTGCTCGTGCTGCTGGCCTTCTTCGCGGCCGGCGCCGCCCTCGGCGTACTTGCACTGACACCCTCGATCGTCCGCCAGCGCCGCGAAGCGACGCGGCAAAAGACCATGATCCTCACGCTGCAAAGCGCCGCGCTGCAGGTCAACCGCGCGCCCGACAACGTCAACGCGCAGCAGTAA
- a CDS encoding sensor histidine kinase, which produces MPAQVPDSGWPGAQEALRQLAGTPRQAAAGAVLAAALAAAGWALLAEAWFALFLALLAAAAVVTAGMALLRRVLPRGAGWLWPWLFLPPALLASAWVAVHAYHACDVSAPSILDDTQLFGCALAFGAAMFGVPLMNAQRQSQALQLVHLRQAALAAELKSLQAQVEPHFLFNTLANTRYLARHAPDQAVRMLDHLIAYLRAALPDLRSEASTLGRECELAEHYLALMAIRFGDRLDAQVDCPAALRAASLPPLMLMTLVENAIRHGVEPKPGKVRVRVSASAGQGMLRIVVADDGAGLGGTVLGSGVGLRNLRERLAALHGGRAGFELRTGGGGWTEAELVLPLPAGVLA; this is translated from the coding sequence ATGCCGGCCCAGGTTCCGGACAGCGGCTGGCCCGGCGCGCAGGAAGCGCTGCGCCAACTCGCCGGCACGCCGCGCCAGGCTGCCGCCGGTGCGGTGCTGGCAGCCGCGCTGGCGGCGGCCGGCTGGGCGCTGCTGGCCGAAGCCTGGTTCGCGCTGTTCCTCGCATTGCTGGCCGCGGCGGCGGTCGTGACCGCCGGCATGGCGCTGTTGCGGCGCGTGCTGCCGCGCGGCGCCGGCTGGCTGTGGCCCTGGCTGTTCCTGCCGCCGGCGCTGCTGGCCAGCGCATGGGTTGCCGTGCACGCCTACCATGCCTGCGACGTGTCCGCGCCGTCGATCCTGGACGATACGCAGCTGTTCGGCTGCGCGCTGGCCTTTGGCGCGGCGATGTTCGGCGTGCCGCTGATGAACGCCCAGCGCCAGTCGCAGGCATTGCAGCTGGTGCACCTGCGCCAGGCCGCGCTGGCGGCCGAGCTGAAATCGCTGCAGGCCCAGGTCGAGCCGCACTTCCTGTTCAACACACTCGCCAATACCCGCTACCTGGCAAGGCATGCGCCGGACCAGGCGGTACGCATGCTCGATCACCTGATCGCCTACCTGCGCGCGGCGCTGCCCGACTTGCGCAGCGAAGCATCGACGCTCGGCCGCGAGTGCGAACTGGCCGAACACTACCTGGCGCTGATGGCGATCCGCTTCGGCGACCGCCTCGATGCGCAAGTCGATTGCCCGGCGGCCCTGCGCGCGGCCAGCCTGCCGCCGCTGATGCTGATGACCTTGGTGGAAAACGCCATCCGCCACGGCGTGGAACCGAAGCCGGGCAAGGTGCGCGTGCGGGTCTCGGCATCGGCGGGGCAGGGCATGCTGCGCATCGTGGTGGCCGACGATGGCGCGGGCCTGGGCGGCACGGTGCTGGGCAGCGGAGTCGGCTTGCGCAACCTGCGCGAACGCCTGGCCGCGCTGCATGGCGGCCGCGCCGGTTTCGAGCTGCGCACCGGCGGCGGCGGCTGGACCGAAGCCGAACTCGTGCTGCCGCTGCCTGCCGGAGTCCTGGCATGA
- a CDS encoding ComEA family DNA-binding protein, translated as MLKKLLLAIAAIAATMGIAFAQVDVNKADQAALDSVKGIGPAKSKAILDERAKGEFKDWADFQQRVKGVGDKNAMKLSEAGLQINGKSRDGAPVKVAEVKK; from the coding sequence ATGCTGAAGAAACTATTGCTCGCCATCGCCGCCATCGCCGCCACGATGGGCATCGCGTTTGCCCAGGTCGACGTCAACAAGGCCGACCAGGCCGCGCTCGATTCCGTCAAGGGCATCGGCCCGGCCAAGTCGAAAGCCATCCTGGACGAGCGGGCGAAGGGCGAATTCAAGGACTGGGCCGACTTCCAGCAGCGGGTCAAGGGCGTCGGCGACAAGAACGCGATGAAGCTGTCCGAAGCGGGCCTGCAGATCAACGGCAAATCGCGCGACGGCGCGCCCGTCAAGGTGGCCGAAGTGAAGAAATGA
- the rpsA gene encoding 30S ribosomal protein S1, producing MESFAALFEESLSRQDMRSGEVISAEVVRLDHNFVIVNAGLKSEAFIPVEEFKNDQGELEVKVGDFVSVAIESLENGFGDTILSRDKAKRLASWLALEKAMESGEIVTGTVNGKVKGGLTVLTNGIRAFLPGSLVDTRPVKDTTPFEGKTLEFKVIKLDRKRNNVVLSRRAVIEASMGEERQKLMETLKEGTVVTGVVKNITDYGAFVDLGGIDGLLHITDLAWRRVRHPSEVLTVGQEITAKVLKYDQEKNRVSLGVKQLGDDPWTGLSRRYPQGTRLFGKVTNLTDYGAFVEVEQGIEGLVHVSEMDWTNKNVAPNKVVQLGDEVEVMVLEIDEERRRISLGMKQCKANPWDDFGVTHKKGDKVRGAIKSITDFGVFIGLAGNIDGLVHLSDLSWTESGEEAVRKFKKGDELEAVVLAIDVERERVSLGVKQLEGDPFNNFAALNDKGSLVTGTVKSVEPKGAVIQLNEEVEGYLRASEISRDRVEDAGTHLKAGDKVEALVINIDRKARSIQLSIKAKDNAETAEQMQKIASDSNAASGTTSLGALLKAKFDNKN from the coding sequence ATGGAAAGTTTCGCAGCCCTCTTCGAAGAGTCCCTGTCGCGTCAAGACATGCGCTCTGGCGAAGTGATCTCCGCTGAAGTCGTGCGTCTGGATCACAACTTCGTGATCGTCAACGCCGGCCTGAAATCGGAAGCTTTCATCCCCGTTGAAGAATTCAAGAATGACCAGGGCGAACTGGAAGTCAAAGTAGGCGACTTCGTTTCCGTGGCCATCGAATCGCTGGAAAATGGTTTCGGCGATACCATCCTGTCGCGCGACAAGGCCAAGCGCCTGGCATCGTGGCTGGCACTGGAAAAAGCCATGGAATCGGGCGAGATCGTCACCGGTACCGTGAATGGCAAAGTCAAGGGCGGCCTGACCGTTCTGACCAACGGCATCCGTGCCTTCCTGCCGGGTTCGCTGGTCGACACCCGTCCGGTCAAGGACACCACCCCGTTCGAAGGCAAGACCCTGGAATTCAAGGTCATCAAGCTGGACCGCAAGCGTAACAACGTCGTCCTGTCGCGCCGCGCCGTCATCGAAGCATCGATGGGCGAAGAGCGCCAGAAGCTGATGGAAACGCTGAAAGAAGGCACGGTCGTGACCGGCGTCGTGAAGAACATCACCGACTACGGCGCGTTCGTGGACCTGGGCGGCATCGACGGCCTGCTGCACATCACCGACCTGGCATGGCGCCGCGTGCGTCACCCGTCGGAAGTGCTGACGGTTGGCCAGGAAATCACCGCGAAAGTGCTGAAGTACGACCAGGAAAAGAACCGCGTTTCGCTGGGCGTGAAGCAGCTGGGCGACGATCCTTGGACCGGCCTGTCGCGTCGTTACCCGCAAGGCACCCGCCTGTTCGGTAAAGTCACGAACCTGACCGACTACGGCGCGTTCGTGGAAGTGGAACAGGGCATCGAAGGCCTGGTCCACGTGTCCGAAATGGACTGGACCAACAAGAACGTGGCCCCGAACAAGGTCGTGCAGCTGGGCGACGAAGTCGAAGTCATGGTTCTGGAGATCGACGAAGAGCGTCGCCGTATCTCGCTGGGCATGAAGCAGTGCAAGGCCAATCCTTGGGACGACTTCGGTGTCACCCACAAGAAGGGCGACAAAGTCCGTGGCGCGATCAAGTCGATCACCGACTTCGGCGTGTTCATCGGCCTGGCTGGCAACATCGACGGCCTGGTGCACCTGTCCGACCTGTCCTGGACCGAGTCCGGCGAAGAAGCCGTGCGCAAGTTCAAGAAGGGCGACGAACTGGAAGCCGTGGTTCTGGCGATCGACGTCGAGCGCGAGCGCGTCTCCCTGGGCGTGAAGCAGCTGGAAGGCGACCCGTTCAACAACTTCGCAGCCCTGAACGACAAGGGTTCGCTGGTAACCGGCACCGTGAAATCGGTGGAGCCGAAAGGCGCCGTGATCCAGCTGAACGAAGAAGTCGAAGGCTACCTGCGCGCTTCCGAAATCTCCCGCGACCGCGTGGAAGATGCCGGCACGCACCTGAAGGCTGGCGACAAGGTCGAAGCACTGGTCATCAACATCGACCGCAAGGCACGCAGCATCCAGCTGTCCATCAAGGCCAAGGACAATGCTGAAACCGCCGAGCAGATGCAGAAGATCGCTTCCGACAGCAACGCCGCATCGGGCACCACCAGCCTGGGCGCACTGCTGAAGGCCAAGTTCGATAACAAGAACTGA
- a CDS encoding transcriptional regulator — protein MKPHLVVMAAIAAASVIAIASPAKSLGEPWIKAGETPGQYEIGVDAEGYGRGGNAKFLRQVSGDGNGWSTLMQQISPVDYRGKRVRFSAQVRTRDISRWSGLWMRVDSPGKPGASFYNSQDKPISGTTGWQPRSVTLDVPEDASVLAFGVIGAGKGTVWIDDLKIEVVGKDAPVDSMGPAQKLATKPSL, from the coding sequence ATGAAACCGCACCTCGTCGTCATGGCGGCCATCGCCGCCGCTTCCGTCATTGCCATCGCCTCGCCCGCCAAGAGCCTGGGCGAGCCGTGGATCAAGGCGGGCGAAACACCCGGCCAGTACGAGATCGGCGTCGATGCCGAAGGCTACGGGCGCGGCGGCAATGCCAAGTTCTTGCGCCAGGTGAGCGGCGACGGCAATGGCTGGAGCACGCTGATGCAGCAGATCTCCCCGGTCGACTACCGCGGCAAGCGGGTGCGCTTCTCGGCGCAGGTGCGCACGCGCGACATTTCCAGGTGGAGCGGCCTGTGGATGCGCGTCGACAGCCCGGGCAAGCCCGGCGCGTCGTTCTACAACAGCCAGGACAAGCCGATCAGCGGCACCACCGGCTGGCAGCCGCGCAGCGTCACGCTGGATGTGCCGGAAGATGCCAGCGTGCTGGCCTTCGGCGTGATTGGCGCCGGCAAGGGCACCGTGTGGATCGACGACCTGAAGATCGAAGTCGTCGGCAAGGACGCGCCGGTCGACAGCATGGGCCCGGCCCAGAAATTGGCCACCAAACCTTCGCTGTAG
- a CDS encoding questin oxidase family protein: MTAAAISSACSALLADAQCHGPLYGPGFSNHLPMALIALDRMGAPPAVLERFATGHRPRLQPAGEAEPVGDPLALLGRHANYAGLVRFFTAAVAADGEEAVLRHWLPVLMPGLAAAGFHAMIRLAYALDAGDRGELCAALAFWVLAWKPVPVPAGRHDEPLEAIAARIVKATGDGGGAGPTIGSRMAAVERNPALADAQPAALALRDVAAFALGAFHASPDFMLLHTVTACHAFRTVVRHVEDREGALRQLWQAVLVAWLAAQREGRRAQPTRAGWEEIEACAIQSTDDHVIKLCHTARVEFEEYGDARYVEIAARAVEPW, translated from the coding sequence ATGACTGCCGCTGCCATTTCCTCCGCATGCTCGGCCTTGCTGGCCGACGCCCAATGCCATGGGCCGCTGTACGGCCCGGGCTTTTCCAACCACTTGCCGATGGCGCTGATCGCGCTGGACCGGATGGGCGCGCCGCCCGCCGTGCTGGAGCGCTTCGCTACTGGCCACCGCCCCCGGCTGCAGCCTGCCGGCGAGGCCGAACCGGTCGGCGATCCGCTTGCCTTGCTGGGGCGGCACGCGAACTACGCCGGGCTGGTGCGGTTCTTTACCGCCGCCGTCGCGGCCGATGGCGAAGAGGCCGTACTGCGCCACTGGCTGCCGGTGCTGATGCCGGGGCTGGCCGCGGCCGGCTTCCACGCGATGATCCGGCTGGCCTATGCGCTGGACGCAGGGGACCGCGGCGAACTGTGCGCCGCGCTCGCCTTCTGGGTGCTGGCCTGGAAGCCCGTGCCGGTACCGGCCGGCCGCCACGATGAACCGCTCGAAGCGATCGCGGCGCGCATCGTCAAGGCGACCGGCGACGGCGGCGGGGCAGGGCCGACCATCGGCTCGCGCATGGCCGCCGTGGAGCGGAATCCGGCGCTGGCCGACGCGCAGCCGGCGGCGCTGGCGCTGCGCGACGTGGCCGCGTTCGCGCTGGGCGCCTTCCATGCCAGTCCGGATTTCATGCTGCTGCACACCGTCACCGCATGCCATGCCTTTCGGACCGTCGTACGCCATGTGGAAGACCGGGAAGGCGCGCTGCGCCAGTTGTGGCAGGCCGTGCTGGTGGCATGGCTGGCGGCGCAGCGCGAAGGCCGCCGAGCGCAGCCCACGCGGGCCGGCTGGGAGGAAATCGAAGCGTGCGCGATCCAGTCGACGGACGACCACGTGATCAAGCTGTGCCACACGGCGCGCGTCGAATTCGAAGAATACGGCGATGCCCGCTACGTGGAGATCGCCGCCCGCGCCGTGGAACCCTGGTGA
- the lapB gene encoding lipopolysaccharide assembly protein LapB, producing the protein MEFELWWLLGIPAFFGLGWIAARVDIRQLVSESRTLPRGYFKGLNYLLNDQPDKAVDSFIDIVKQDPESTELHFALGNLFRRRGETERAIRIHQNLLSRPDLPADERAHAEYELGQDYLKAGLLDRAEETYTRLLDTSYAVQGRRALLEIYQREKEWQRAIEAAIALQEAGAGSRQKEIAQFYCELAQDALVHMHPDDAMPLLDKALHADRTSVRATILCGDVHMAKGDAEGALAMWRRVEQQSVPHVALVAQRIMDGYRKVERAPEGLSLLKSYLQQASSIDLLEVVFKAVLDLEGVEAARNLVGDELRRTPTLLGLDKFLEARMLDASPAVLAELSLVQNLVHGYTQKLARYQCSHCGFKARQFYWHCPGCSRWETYPPRRTEELNVMN; encoded by the coding sequence ATGGAATTCGAACTCTGGTGGTTACTGGGCATCCCGGCCTTCTTCGGCCTGGGCTGGATTGCCGCGCGCGTCGACATCCGGCAACTGGTGTCGGAATCGCGCACGCTGCCGCGCGGCTATTTCAAGGGCTTGAACTACCTGCTGAACGACCAGCCGGACAAGGCGGTCGATTCCTTCATCGACATCGTCAAGCAGGACCCGGAATCGACCGAGCTGCATTTCGCGCTGGGCAACCTGTTCCGCCGCCGCGGCGAGACCGAGCGGGCGATCCGCATCCACCAGAACCTGCTGTCCCGCCCCGACCTGCCGGCCGACGAGCGCGCGCACGCGGAATATGAACTGGGCCAGGATTACCTGAAGGCCGGCCTGCTGGACCGCGCCGAGGAAACCTACACGCGCCTGCTCGATACGTCATACGCCGTGCAGGGCCGCCGCGCACTGCTGGAGATCTACCAGCGCGAGAAGGAATGGCAGCGCGCCATCGAGGCGGCGATCGCCCTGCAGGAAGCCGGTGCCGGTTCGCGCCAGAAGGAAATCGCGCAGTTCTACTGCGAGCTGGCCCAGGATGCGCTGGTGCACATGCATCCGGACGATGCGATGCCGCTGCTGGACAAGGCGCTGCACGCCGACCGCACCAGCGTTCGTGCCACCATCCTGTGCGGCGACGTGCACATGGCCAAGGGCGACGCGGAAGGCGCGCTGGCCATGTGGCGCCGCGTGGAACAGCAAAGCGTGCCGCACGTGGCGCTGGTGGCCCAGCGCATCATGGACGGCTACAGGAAAGTGGAAAGGGCGCCGGAGGGCCTGTCGCTCCTGAAGTCCTACCTGCAGCAGGCTTCGTCGATCGACCTGCTCGAAGTGGTGTTCAAGGCCGTGCTCGACCTGGAAGGCGTGGAAGCGGCGCGCAACCTGGTCGGCGACGAACTGCGCCGCACGCCCACCTTGCTGGGCCTCGACAAGTTCCTCGAGGCGCGCATGCTGGACGCCTCGCCGGCCGTGCTGGCCGAGCTGTCGCTGGTGCAGAACCTGGTGCACGGCTACACGCAGAAGCTGGCGCGCTACCAGTGCAGCCATTGCGGCTTCAAGGCGCGCCAGTTCTACTGGCATTGCCCGGGTTGCAGCCGCTGGGAAACCTACCCGCCGCGCCGCACCGAAGAATTGAATGTGATGAATTAA
- a CDS encoding PEP-CTERM sorting domain-containing protein, whose protein sequence is MRKPFGTLTAALLLSTTLALPAQAANVAMGWSWYYTPTLADNLTARGNQVSVLQDYDAATLSAFDVFILDGTARANAAELDAFVYQGGTLILQPLSMRYAGITPGLSVAGGYHHMAHAESQPGIEVLADYDWLLEGVTLPAAGSATVGREVGTAFAEGATQVLEWEDGAALLGYRQYGAGTVIGFNVNLVTEDASPLDAEWSNRIVYNAIDAAAVSAVPEPATHAMLGAGLLALAAWRRRARDKQQEEISK, encoded by the coding sequence ATGCGCAAACCATTCGGCACTCTTACTGCGGCGCTGCTGCTGTCCACCACGCTCGCGTTGCCCGCCCAGGCCGCCAACGTGGCCATGGGCTGGAGCTGGTACTACACGCCCACGCTGGCCGACAACCTCACGGCACGCGGCAACCAGGTCAGCGTGCTGCAGGACTACGACGCCGCCACGCTGTCCGCGTTCGACGTGTTCATCCTGGATGGCACCGCGCGCGCCAACGCGGCCGAACTCGACGCCTTCGTGTACCAGGGCGGCACGTTGATCCTGCAGCCGCTGTCCATGCGCTACGCGGGCATCACGCCGGGCCTGTCCGTCGCCGGCGGCTACCACCACATGGCCCATGCCGAAAGCCAGCCCGGCATCGAGGTGCTGGCCGACTACGACTGGCTGCTGGAAGGGGTTACCTTGCCGGCTGCCGGCAGCGCAACGGTCGGCCGCGAAGTCGGTACCGCGTTCGCCGAAGGGGCAACCCAGGTGCTGGAATGGGAAGACGGCGCCGCCTTGCTGGGCTACCGCCAGTATGGCGCCGGCACCGTGATCGGGTTCAACGTGAACCTCGTCACCGAGGATGCCAGCCCGCTCGATGCCGAATGGTCGAACCGCATCGTCTACAACGCCATCGATGCGGCCGCCGTCAGCGCCGTGCCGGAACCGGCCACGCATGCGATGCTGGGCGCCGGCCTGCTGGCCCTGGCGGCATGGCGCCGCCGCGCACGCGACAAGCAGCAAGAAGAGATAAGTAAATAA
- the rfaE1 gene encoding D-glycero-beta-D-manno-heptose-7-phosphate kinase, producing the protein MLDRYWFGEVARISPEAPVPIVRVEKREARLGGAANVARNAAALGAHAGLLGVVGADEAGTEVERLLAGGGIHSYLKRDEAISTIIKLRVIGRQQQMLRIDFEEPPSDVVLRDKLLQYRALLPDHDVIVLSDYAKGSLVNVTDMIMAARAADKIVMVDPKGDDFTRYTGATVLTPNKGELKRIVGSWNSEEQLTDKAQNLRESLLLEALLLTRSEEGMTLYTKDQRFHIPADAREVFDVSGAGDTVIATMAAMLGAGAGWQEAVQTANRAGGIVVGKLGTATVTREELFGG; encoded by the coding sequence ATGCTCGACCGCTACTGGTTCGGCGAAGTCGCCCGCATCTCGCCGGAAGCCCCGGTGCCCATCGTGCGCGTTGAAAAGCGCGAAGCCCGGCTGGGCGGCGCGGCCAACGTGGCGCGCAACGCCGCGGCGCTGGGCGCGCACGCCGGCCTGCTGGGCGTCGTCGGCGCCGATGAAGCGGGTACCGAGGTCGAACGGCTGCTGGCCGGCGGCGGCATCCACAGCTACCTGAAGCGCGACGAGGCGATTTCCACGATCATCAAGCTGCGCGTGATCGGCCGCCAGCAGCAGATGCTGCGCATCGACTTCGAGGAGCCGCCCAGCGACGTGGTCCTGCGCGACAAGCTGCTGCAATACCGCGCACTGCTGCCGGACCACGACGTGATCGTGCTGTCCGACTACGCCAAGGGCAGCCTGGTCAACGTGACGGACATGATCATGGCCGCCCGCGCGGCGGACAAGATCGTGATGGTCGATCCGAAAGGCGACGATTTCACCCGCTACACGGGCGCCACGGTGCTGACCCCGAACAAGGGCGAGCTGAAACGCATCGTCGGCAGCTGGAACAGCGAGGAACAGCTGACGGACAAGGCGCAGAACCTGCGCGAGTCGCTGCTGCTGGAAGCGCTGCTGCTGACCCGCTCGGAAGAGGGCATGACGCTGTACACGAAGGACCAGCGCTTCCACATCCCGGCCGATGCGCGCGAAGTGTTCGACGTGTCCGGCGCGGGCGACACCGTGATCGCCACCATGGCCGCCATGCTGGGCGCCGGCGCCGGCTGGCAGGAAGCGGTGCAGACGGCGAACCGCGCCGGCGGCATCGTGGTCGGCAAGCTGGGCACCGCCACCGTCACGCGCGAAGAACTGTTCGGCGGCTGA
- a CDS encoding LytR/AlgR family response regulator transcription factor — MTIRPRVLIADDEPLLRSALREQLQQLWPEAELVGEAADGYEALRLARELAPDLAFLDIRMPGLSGLEVARTFGGRTHVVFVTAYDEHAVEAFDQGALDYVLKPVEPVRLARTVARVRERIAHPPPDLAQLAPRLQPAAAPSWIQASVGQTIHFIDLHDIVYFAAEAKYTRVVTDRLEAHIRTPLKELADMLGEAGFWQVHRGYVVAVRRIAAAMRDADGAMWLTLRDHPARLPVSQRFQARFRGM; from the coding sequence ATGACGATACGCCCCCGTGTCCTGATCGCGGACGATGAACCGCTGCTGCGCAGCGCGCTGCGCGAACAGCTGCAGCAACTGTGGCCCGAGGCGGAACTGGTCGGCGAAGCGGCCGATGGCTATGAGGCGCTGCGGCTGGCCCGCGAGCTGGCGCCGGACCTGGCCTTTCTCGATATCCGCATGCCCGGCCTGTCCGGCCTGGAAGTGGCGCGCACCTTCGGTGGCCGCACCCACGTGGTGTTCGTCACGGCCTACGACGAACACGCCGTCGAAGCATTCGACCAGGGGGCGCTCGACTATGTGCTGAAACCGGTGGAGCCGGTGCGGCTGGCGCGCACGGTGGCGCGGGTGCGCGAGCGGATCGCGCATCCGCCACCGGACCTCGCCCAGCTGGCGCCGCGGCTGCAGCCGGCGGCCGCGCCCTCATGGATCCAGGCATCGGTCGGCCAGACCATCCACTTCATCGACCTGCACGACATCGTGTATTTCGCCGCCGAGGCGAAGTACACGCGCGTGGTCACCGACCGCCTCGAAGCGCACATCCGCACGCCGCTGAAGGAACTGGCCGACATGCTGGGCGAGGCCGGCTTCTGGCAGGTGCACCGCGGCTACGTGGTGGCCGTGCGCCGCATCGCCGCCGCGATGCGCGATGCCGATGGCGCCATGTGGCTGACCTTGCGCGACCACCCGGCGCGGCTGCCCGTCAGCCAGCGTTTCCAGGCGCGCTTCAGGGGCATGTAG